From Nicotiana tabacum cultivar K326 chromosome 22, ASM71507v2, whole genome shotgun sequence, one genomic window encodes:
- the LOC107830137 gene encoding receptor-like protein kinase ANXUR1: protein MKLWSCVKFLVIITTFCSGLSKVNSSKNGSNSYSFVLACGATSNATDADGRIWSPDSTHLPSGNSITSKAKYQDPSLVSDIPYMTARIFKTQTTYSFPVSPKSRHWIRLHFYPSTYDNFNCSNSFFSVTVGGFTLLNNFSASITAQALTQAYIIREFTIVPLQTDTLNITFNPSSVYKDSFAFINGIEIISMPEIFQAAPMVGFSDQTMETEASSMQTMFRLNVGGQYIPSNNDSGLGRIWYDDAPYLFGASFGVTSAANNSVKISYPPNLPNYIAPVDVYRTARSMGPNPDVNRNYNLTWIFQIDGNFTYLVRLHFCEFQLTRVNQRVFNIYINNQTALEEADVISWTSAQGVPAYKDFVIYATDQPGGDEMWVALHPNDKTKAEFYDSILNGLEIFKINDTTGNLAGPNPVPSPGPPPDTDSQPKPSFASNKSSKSGIIAGSVVGLAAGFGIVFGVVAFIKRKKNMNIGGKSSRGGWLPIYSSSRTTETRTTISGKSSGSSHISNIGGGLCRHFTLAEIKHGTKNFDESLVIGVGGFGKVYKGEIDGGTSVAIKRANPSSEQGLHEFQTEIELLSKLRHRHLVSLIGACEENEEMILVYDYMANGTLREHLYKHNKPPLSWKQRLDICIGAARGLHYLHTGARYTIIHRDVKTTNILLDDKWVAKVSDFGLSKTGPNLHQTHVSTMVKGSFGYLDPEYFRRQQLTEKSDVYSFGVVLYEVLCGRPALNPSLPKEQVSLADWALHCHRRHTTKEIVDPHIKGEITQECLKQFVDTAVSCLSDHGTDRPSMGSVLWNLEYCLQMQNNPDGPKMVAEQKANDAYAMHTELLSITEEGGEGEESEEHSTEAVFSQIMNPQGR, encoded by the coding sequence ATGAAACTTTGGTCTTGTGTAAAATTTCTGGTTATCATAACCACATTTTGTTCCGGCCTAAGCAAGGTGAATTCATCTAAAAATGGCTCAAATTCTTATTCCTTTGTTTTGGCTTGTGGGGCTACAAGTAATGCCACAGATGCAGATGGCAGGATTTGGAGTCCAGATTCCACACATCTCCCCTCTGGTAATTCAATCACATCTAAAGCTAAATACCAAGACCCTTCATTGGTTTCTGATATCCCTTACATGACTGCTAGGATTTTCAAGACTCAAACCACGTATTCTTTTCCTGTTTCTCCAAAATCTCGCCATTGGATCAGACTTCATTTTTACCCTTCTACTTATGACAATTTCAACTGCTCCAATTCATTCTTTTCTGTAACTGTTGGAGGGTTTACTCTTCTCAATAACTTCAGTGCCTCAATCACAGCACAAGCACTAACGCAGGCTTATATCATAAGGGAATTCACTATTGTCCCTCTCCAAACTGACACCCTTAACATCACCTTTAACCCTTCATCAGTATACAAGGACTCTTTTGCCTTTATCAATGGAATTGAGATTATTTCAATGCCAGAAATCTTTCAAGCCGCACCTATGGTGGGGTTCTCGGATCAGACAATGGAAACAGAAGCTTCTTCTATGCAAACCATGTTCAGGTTAAATGTTGGTGGACAGTATATTCCATCAAATAATGACTCAGGCCTGGGAAGAATATGGTATGATGACGCACCATATTTGTTTGGTGCATCATTTGGTGTGACATCTGCAGCTAATAACAGTGTCAAAATTTCATATCCTCCTAATCTACCTAATTACATTGCTCCGGTGGATGTTTATAGGACAGCACGATCCATGGGGCCAAATCCAGATGTTAATAGGAATTATAATCTCACTTGGATTTTCCAAATTGATGGAAATTTCACTTATCTCGTGAGGTTACATTTCTGTGAGTTTCAGTTGACAAGAGTGAATCAGAGGGTATTCAATATATACATTAACAATCAGACTGCTTTGGAAGAGGCTGATGTTATTTCGTGGACGAGTGCCCAAGGTGTGCCAGCATACAAGGACTTTGTAATATATGCCACAGATCAACCTGGTGGTGATGAAATGTGGGTGGCTTTACATCCTAATGATAAGACGAAGGCCGAGTTTTATGATTCAATCCTCAATGGACTAGAGATTTTTAAGATCAATGACACAACAGGGAATTTGGCAGGGCCGAATCCTGTTCCATCACCAGGCCCACCTCCGGACACTGATTCTCAGCCAAAACCATCATTTGCATCAAATAAATCTAGTAAAAGTGGCATAATAGCTGGTTCAGTTGTAGGATTGGCGGCTGGCTTTGGTATTGTTTTTGGTGTAGTTGCTTTTATCAAACGCAAGAAAAATATGAACATCGGAGGGAAGTCTAGTAGAGGTGGTTGGTTACCAATTTATAGTAGTTCTAGGACTACAGAAACTAGAACAACTATCTCAGGCAAGAGCAGTGGCAGTAGTCACATTTCCAACATTGGTGGAGGCCTTTGTAGGCACTTCACCTTAGCTGAGATAAAACATGGTACGAAGAATTTTGACGAGTCGCTAGTGATTGGAGTTGGAGGATTTGGTAAAGTGTACAAAGGAGAGATTGATGGAGGGACTAGTGTTGCTATTAAGAGAGCAAACCCTTCTTCTGAACAAGGTCTTCATGAGTTCCAAACTGAGATTGAATTGCTGTCGAAACTTAGACATAGGCACTTAGTCTCATTGATTGGGGCTTGTGAAGAGAATGAAGAGATGATATTAGTGTATGATTATATGGCTAATGGGACATTGAGAGAGCATCTTTATAAGCACAATAAGCCACCTTTATCATGGAAACAAAGACTGGATATTTGTATTGGTGCAGCCAGAGGTCTTCACTATCTTCACACTGGTGCAAGATATACTATCATCCATAGGGATGTGAAAACTACAAACATTTTGTTGGATGATAAGTGGGTAGCAAAGGTTTCTGATTTCGGGTTATCGAAAACGGGACCTAATCTCCATCAAACTCATGTTAGTACAATGGTAAAAGGAAGTTTTGGATACTTGGATCCAGAATATTTCAGAAGACAGCAGCTGACAGAAAAGTCTGATGTGTACTCTTTTGGGGTTGTCCTATATGAAGTACTGTGCGGAAGACCAGCTCTAAATCCTAGTCTACCAAAGGAACAAGTTAGTCTAGCAGATTGGGCATTACACTGCCATAGGAGACATACTACTAAAGAAATTGTGGATCCACATATTAAGGGGGAGATCACACAAGAATGTTTGAAGCAATTTGTTGATACAGCAGTGAGTTGCttgtctgatcatggaactgatcGCCCTTCAATGGGTTCAGTCTTATGGAATCTTGAGTATTGCCTTCAGATGCAAAATAATCCTGATGGACCAAAGATGGTGGCAGAACAGAAAGCAAACGATGCTTATGCGATGCATACAGAATTGTTAAGCATTACAGAGGAAGGCGGAGAAGGTGAGGAGTCAGAGGAGCACAGCACGGAGGCTGTCTTCTCGCAAATTATGAATCCACAAGGTAGATAG
- the LOC107830136 gene encoding dirigent protein 11-like yields MAVPNSSFLPLLALPLLYWAFNLPKRQPKETKLVFYVHDYLSGHDTSAITVAGKDWPQASVLHFGTMVAVDDPVTESPDPKSKEIGRAQGMYINSQLDGKGLHLMFSVIFTHGEFKGSTLEIQGADLFAMKEREFSIVSGTGFFRFVKGYGIMTTHFIDIPNLKAILKLHVTVKHY; encoded by the coding sequence atgGCCGTTCCAAATTCTTCTTTCTTGCCACTTCTAGCACTGCCACTTCTCTACTGGGCTTTCAACTTGCCCAAGCGTCAGCCAAAGGAAACAAAACTAGTGTTTTATGTCCATGACTATTTAAGTGGGCATGACACATCTGCAATCACTGTAGCAGGAAAAGATTGGCCGCAAGCTAGTGTTCTTCATTTTGGGACAATGGTTGCAGTGGATGATCCAGTAACTGAAAGTCCAGATCCAAAGTCCAAAGAGATTGGTAGAGCTCAAGGTATGTACATAAATTCACAGTTAGATGGCAAGGGACTGCACTTgatgttttctgttattttcaCTCATGGGGAATTCAAAGGGAGTACTTTGGAGATTCAAGGTGCTGATCTTTTTGCAATGAAGGAGAGGGAATTCTCTATTGTCTCAGGGACTGGTTTTTTTAGATTTGttaaaggttatggcattatgaCAACTCACTTTATTGATATTCCTAATCTCAAAGCCATTCTTAAGCTTCATGTTACTGTCAAGCACTATTGA